Proteins from one Staphylococcus saprophyticus subsp. saprophyticus ATCC 15305 = NCTC 7292 genomic window:
- the nrdF gene encoding class 1b ribonucleoside-diphosphate reductase subunit beta: protein MKAVNWNTQEDMTNMFWRQNISQMWVETEFKVSKDIASWKTLTDPEKEAFKKALAGLTGLDTHQADDGMPLIMLHTTDLRKKAVYSFMAMMEQIHAKSYSHIFTTLLPSSETNYLLDKWVIEEPHLKYKSDKIINNYHKLWGKEASIYDQYIARVSSVFLETFLFYSGFYYPLYLAGQGKMTTSGEIIRKILLDESIHGVFTGMDAQSLRNELSESEKLQADQEMYKLLDDLYKNEVAYTHSLYDDIGLAEDVLNYVRYNGNKALSNLGFDPYFEEREFNPIIENALDTTTKNHDFFSVKGDGYTLALNVEALKDEDFVFDE, encoded by the coding sequence ATGAAAGCAGTCAATTGGAATACGCAAGAAGACATGACGAATATGTTTTGGCGACAAAATATTTCACAGATGTGGGTAGAAACTGAATTTAAAGTATCTAAAGATATTGCAAGCTGGAAAACATTAACAGATCCTGAAAAAGAGGCTTTTAAAAAAGCATTAGCTGGTTTAACAGGATTAGATACACATCAAGCTGACGATGGCATGCCATTGATTATGTTACATACTACGGATTTAAGAAAAAAAGCCGTTTATTCATTTATGGCAATGATGGAACAAATCCATGCTAAAAGTTATTCACATATCTTTACAACGTTACTACCTTCCAGTGAAACAAACTATTTATTAGATAAATGGGTTATTGAAGAACCACATTTAAAATACAAATCAGATAAAATTATCAATAATTATCATAAATTATGGGGTAAAGAGGCTTCAATTTATGATCAATATATCGCACGAGTATCAAGTGTGTTCTTAGAAACATTTTTATTCTATTCAGGTTTCTATTATCCGCTTTATCTTGCTGGGCAAGGTAAAATGACGACTTCTGGAGAAATCATTCGTAAAATCTTATTAGATGAATCTATTCATGGTGTATTTACTGGTATGGATGCTCAAAGTTTACGTAATGAACTTTCAGAAAGTGAAAAGCTGCAAGCAGATCAAGAAATGTATAAATTATTAGATGATTTATATAAAAATGAGGTAGCTTATACGCATTCACTTTATGATGATATTGGTTTAGCTGAAGATGTATTAAACTATGTGAGATACAATGGTAACAAAGCATTATCTAATTTAGGATTTGATCCGTACTTTGAAGAACGTGAATTCAATCCAATTATTGAAAATGCTTTAGATACAACGACTAAAAACCATGACTTCTTTTCAGTTAAAGGTGATGGTTATACATTAGCGTTAAATGTAGAAGCATTAAAAGATGAAGACTTCGTTTTTGACGAGTAG